The following are encoded together in the Bradymonas sediminis genome:
- a CDS encoding RHS repeat-associated core domain-containing protein: protein MLLRVPVNGAVMVEEARSLIDGARDERQSGYLHTDIRGSTLARADWSEQMSLPFEEAEYGAWGETLSVSELDAPTHQFVGFEPDPATGWYFMGARVYDPELRRWLSPDPLLLAAPDINSVNGDELNLYTYSKNNPITFTDPEGLLANCGVGCEDEIDYGLKTGTIELGGKGIAMAAKGLFKLVGKAARLLKSAKNSNAADNTVKVTTSLENAHKTAKAGQEISQFSREQLKWKSALYSKNITLKNLGRPGKRRGVRELQGDANDARKVFDRLRNGNVVTEAKGGVFVAKGGKGGHITLRETLKFGPPTVDVHGVEDGVRKLKFIGESKW, encoded by the coding sequence ATGCTGTTGCGCGTGCCGGTCAACGGCGCCGTGATGGTCGAGGAGGCGCGCTCGCTCATCGACGGCGCCCGCGACGAGCGCCAATCCGGCTACCTGCACACCGACATCCGCGGCTCCACGCTCGCCAGGGCCGACTGGTCTGAGCAGATGTCGCTGCCGTTTGAGGAGGCCGAATACGGTGCGTGGGGCGAGACGCTGTCGGTCAGCGAGCTCGACGCGCCTACTCACCAATTTGTCGGCTTTGAGCCGGACCCGGCGACCGGGTGGTATTTTATGGGGGCCAGGGTTTATGACCCGGAGTTGAGGCGTTGGTTGTCGCCGGATCCGTTGTTGTTGGCTGCGCCGGATATCAACAGCGTTAACGGCGACGAGCTCAATCTTTATACGTACTCAAAAAACAATCCAATAACATTTACTGATCCCGAAGGGCTTTTGGCGAACTGTGGTGTGGGTTGTGAGGATGAAATTGATTACGGTCTCAAAACCGGGACAATTGAACTCGGTGGTAAGGGAATTGCGATGGCAGCTAAAGGGCTTTTTAAGCTTGTTGGCAAAGCTGCTCGTCTGCTGAAGTCAGCCAAAAATTCGAACGCAGCCGACAATACAGTAAAAGTTACCACATCACTTGAAAATGCACATAAGACCGCCAAGGCAGGGCAAGAGATAAGTCAGTTTTCGCGAGAGCAATTGAAGTGGAAGAGTGCTCTATATTCGAAAAACATCACACTTAAAAACCTCGGGCGTCCTGGCAAAAGAAGAGGTGTACGGGAGCTACAAGGTGATGCAAACGATGCGCGGAAAGTATTCGATCGCTTGAGGAATGGGAATGTTGTCACGGAAGCCAAGGGCGGCGTATTTGTAGCAAAAGGTGGAAAGGGTGGGCATATTACCTTGCGAGAAACGTTAAAATTTGGACCGCCAACAGTGGATGTTCATGGTGTTGAAGATGGTGTTAGGAAATTAAAATTTATTGGAGAAAGCAAATGGTAG